In one Diabrotica virgifera virgifera chromosome 5, PGI_DIABVI_V3a genomic region, the following are encoded:
- the LOC114324833 gene encoding zinc transporter ZIP3 isoform X2, with protein sequence MPPRVLLHSHHDHLEHQDSEGNATLAKATAMCVLFTASFIIGNIPIKLNQWLNWSSDAKSNSYVKLLLGLGGGVLLCTTFIHLLPEVSEHFEELDLTPNIEIHYAEVLMCIGFFIMYLVEECVHVYLEYKEKPPDMKIPLEPVDVDLGLALKRSISIRRGEIPDIKKIRQELAVEAEHHGRHSHSHGHSHTPVHGGGSTVAIIRGLLVVLALSVHELFEGLAVGLESSPSTVWYMFGAVAAHKLVIAFCIGVELVTSGLKTYLVIVYVFMFAVVSPAGIGIGILVSENDSSSTTLVSVILQGLASGTLMYVVFFEILQGDKRDGLKQFGAILLGFLIMFGITMIDV encoded by the coding sequence ATGCCTCCCCGAGTTCTTCTACATTCACATCATGACCATCTCGAACATCAGGATTCTGAAGGAAATGCCACCTTAGCTAAGGCTACAGCTATGTGCGTCCTCTTCACAGCCTCATTCATCATAGGAAACATACCAATCAAGTTAAACCAATGGCTCAATTGGAGCTCAGATGCCAAAAGTAATTCCTACGTCAAACTTTTACTCGGTTTGGGCGGAGGTGTCCTCCTGTGTACCACTTTCATTCATTTACTGCCGGAAGTAAGTGAACACTTTGAGGAGTTGGACCTAACTCCAAACATCGAAATACACTATGCAGAAGTATTGATGTGTATTGGGTTCTTCATAATGTATCTCGTTGAAGAATGTGTCCATGTTTATTTGGAATACAAGGAGAAACCTCCAGATATGAAGATACCTCTAGAACCAGTTGATGTGGATTTGGGTTTGGCTTTAAAACGAAGTATTTCCATCAGAAGGGGAGAGATCCCTGACATAAAGAAAATTCGTCAAGAGTTGGCTGTAGAAGCTGAACACCACGGAAGACACTCTCATTCCCATGGTCATTCGCATACACCTGTCCATGGTGGAGGCTCAACAGTCGCTATAATAAGAGGACTACTAGTGGTACTAGCTCTTTCAGTACACGAACTATTTGAAGGTCTAGCTGTCGGCTTAGAAAGCTCGCCTAGTACAGTGTGGTATATGTTTGGGGCAGTAGCTGCGCATAAGTTAGTGATCGCCTTTTGCATCGGTGTAGAACTAGTAACATCGGGTTTAAAAACGTATCTAGTGATTGTTTACGTATTTATGTTTGCTGTTGTGAGTCCGGCTGGAATAGGTATTGGAATATTGGTCAGCGAAAATGACAGCTCCTCAACTACATTAGTATCTGTGATATTACAAGGTTTGGCGTCAGGAACTTTGATGTACGTGGTCTTTTTTGAGATTCTACAGGGTGATAAAAGAGATGGACTTAAACAATTCGGGGCTATACTTCTCGGATTTTTAATTATGTTTGGTATAACCATGATAGACGTTTAA
- the LOC114324833 gene encoding zinc transporter ZIP3 isoform X1, translating to MPPRVLLHSHHDHLEHQDSEGNATLAKATAMCVLFTASFIIGNIPIKLNQWLNWSSDAKSNSYVKLLLGLGGGVLLCTTFIHLLPEVSEHFEELDLTPNIEIHYAEVLMCIGFFIMYLVEECVHVYLEYKEKPPDMKIPLEPVDVDLGLALKRSISIRRGEIPDIKKIRQELAVEAEHHGRHSHSHGHSHTPVHGGGSTVAIIRGLLVVLALSVHELFEGLAVGLESSPSTVWYMFGAVAAHKLVIAFCIGVELVTSGLKTYLVIVYVFMFAVVSPAGIGIGILVSENDSSSTTLVSVILQGLASGTLMYVVFFEILQGDKRDGLKQFGAIVLGFLIMFGITMIDV from the exons ATGCCTCCCCGAGTTCTTCTACATTCACATCATGACCATCTCGAACATCAGGATTCTGAAGGAAATGCCACCTTAGCTAAGGCTACAGCTATGTGCGTCCTCTTCACAGCCTCATTCATCATAGGAAACATACCAATCAAGTTAAACCAATGGCTCAATTGGAGCTCAGATGCCAAAAGTAATTCCTACGTCAAACTTTTACTCGGTTTGGGCGGAGGTGTCCTCCTGTGTACCACTTTCATTCATTTACTGCCGGAAGTAAGTGAACACTTTGAGGAGTTGGACCTAACTCCAAACATCGAAATACACTATGCAGAAGTATTGATGTGTATTGGGTTCTTCATAATGTATCTCGTTGAAGAATGTGTCCATGTTTATTTGGAATACAAGGAGAAACCTCCAGATATGAAGATACCTCTAGAACCAGTTGATGTGGATTTGGGTTTGGCTTTAAAACGAAGTATTTCCATCAGAAGGGGAGAGATCCCTGACATAAAGAAAATTCGTCAAGAGTTGGCTGTAGAAGCTGAACACCACGGAAGACACTCTCATTCCCATGGTCATTCGCATACACCTGTCCATGGTGGAGGCTCAACAGTCGCTATAATAAGAGGACTACTAGTGGTACTAGCTCTTTCAGTACACGAACTATTTGAAGGTCTAGCTGTCGGCTTAGAAAGCTCGCCTAGTACAGTGTGGTATATGTTTGGGGCAGTAGCTGCGCATAAGTTAGTGATCGCCTTTTGCATCGGTGTAGAACTAGTAACATCGGGTTTAAAAACGTATCTAGTGATTGTTTACGTATTTATGTTTGCTGTTGTGAGTCCGGCTGGAATAG GTATTGGAATATTGGTCAGCGAAAATGACAGCTCCTCAACTACATTAGTATCTGTGATATTACAAGGTTTAGCGTCAGGGACTTTGATGTACGTGGTCTTTTTTGAGATTCTACAGGGTGATAAAAGAGATGGACTTAAACAATTCGGGGCTATAGTTCTCGGATTTTTGATTATGTTTGGTATAACCATGATAGACGTTTAA